The Denitrificimonas caeni genome has a segment encoding these proteins:
- the pilH gene encoding twitching motility response regulator PilH produces the protein MARILIVDDSPTEMYKLAAMLEKNGHQVYKAENGADGVALAKQEQPDAVLMDIVMPGLNGFQATRQLTKSAETQHIPVIIVTTKDQETDRVWGKRQGAKDYLTKPIDEATLIKTLDAVLAG, from the coding sequence ATGGCTCGTATTTTGATTGTGGATGATTCGCCAACTGAGATGTACAAGTTGGCGGCGATGTTAGAAAAAAACGGACACCAAGTATACAAAGCTGAAAATGGTGCAGATGGCGTAGCGCTGGCTAAGCAAGAGCAACCTGATGCAGTCTTAATGGACATTGTTATGCCTGGCCTCAATGGTTTCCAAGCGACGCGGCAGCTGACCAAGAGTGCAGAAACACAACATATCCCAGTGATCATAGTGACCACTAAAGACCAGGAAACTGACCGGGTTTGGGGTAAGCGTCAAGGTGCGAAAGACTATCTGACCAAGCCGATTGATGAAGCAACACTGATTAAAACCCTAGACGCAGTTTTAGCGGGCTAA
- the gshB gene encoding glutathione synthase, with protein sequence MHVRLGIVMDPIAQISFKKDSSLAMLLSAQARGWSLFYMEPQDLFQRSGEARARLRPLKVFNDPDCWFELGDELDEPLADLDVILMRKDPPFDNEFLYSTYLLEQAEAAGSLVVNRPQSLRDCNEKLFATLFPQCTPATLVSRRADILRDFAEEHGDVILKPLDGMGGSSIFRHLKGDPNLSVILETLTAHGTQQIMAQKYLPAIKDGDKRILMIDGEPVPYSLARIPAAGETRGNLAAGGRGVAQPLTEKDRWIAAQVGPELRKRGLLFVGLDVIGEHLTEINVTSPTCIREIDNAYDTKIGDQLMDAIAQKLVPRG encoded by the coding sequence ATGCATGTTCGTCTTGGAATTGTAATGGATCCCATTGCGCAGATTTCATTCAAAAAAGACAGTTCTTTGGCCATGTTATTGTCCGCCCAAGCCCGTGGTTGGTCACTTTTTTACATGGAACCACAAGACCTTTTTCAGCGCTCTGGCGAAGCACGGGCACGTCTACGCCCATTAAAAGTATTCAATGATCCTGACTGCTGGTTTGAATTAGGTGACGAACTGGATGAGCCGCTGGCCGACCTGGATGTCATTTTAATGCGTAAAGACCCGCCATTTGATAACGAGTTTTTATACAGCACCTATTTACTTGAGCAGGCCGAAGCAGCCGGCAGCTTAGTGGTAAACCGCCCGCAAAGCTTACGCGATTGCAATGAAAAACTCTTTGCGACGCTGTTCCCACAATGCACTCCAGCTACTTTAGTGAGCCGTCGTGCCGACATTCTGCGTGATTTTGCCGAGGAGCACGGTGACGTAATTCTCAAACCGCTCGATGGCATGGGTGGTTCTTCAATTTTTCGCCATTTAAAAGGTGATCCCAACTTATCGGTCATCTTAGAAACCCTAACTGCCCACGGCACACAACAAATCATGGCGCAAAAATACTTGCCAGCGATTAAAGATGGCGACAAGCGCATTTTAATGATTGACGGTGAACCCGTACCTTACAGCCTAGCGCGCATCCCCGCTGCAGGTGAAACTCGTGGCAATCTTGCCGCTGGTGGCCGAGGTGTGGCACAACCGCTCACCGAAAAAGACCGCTGGATTGCTGCACAAGTTGGCCCAGAACTGCGCAAGCGCGGCTTGTTGTTTGTCGGCTTGGATGTGATTGGTGAACATTTAACTGAGATTAACGTCACCAGCCCGACCTGTATCCGTGAAATTGATAACGCCTATGACACTAAAATTGGCGACCAACTGATGGATGCCATTGCCCAAAAGCTCGTTCCCCGCGGCTAA
- the ruvX gene encoding Holliday junction resolvase RuvX: protein MSAPQLLLGFDYGTKQIGVAVGQMLTQHARELCNLKARDGIPNWEQIEALIKEWQPDALVVGLPLHMDGTPSEMCVRAEKFARRLHGRFNLPVHTHDERLTTFEAKGQRLAQGQQRGSYREQPVDALAAALLLQGWLEQHANS, encoded by the coding sequence ATGAGTGCACCGCAACTGTTACTCGGCTTTGATTACGGCACCAAGCAAATCGGCGTTGCCGTCGGCCAAATGCTCACCCAACACGCTCGCGAATTATGCAATTTAAAAGCCCGCGATGGCATCCCTAATTGGGAGCAGATTGAAGCCCTAATAAAAGAGTGGCAGCCCGACGCACTTGTTGTAGGATTACCGCTGCATATGGACGGCACACCCAGTGAAATGTGTGTGCGTGCCGAAAAATTTGCACGGCGCTTACATGGCCGTTTTAATTTACCTGTCCATACCCATGATGAGCGTCTTACGACATTTGAAGCCAAAGGTCAGCGCTTAGCACAAGGACAACAACGCGGCAGCTATCGAGAACAACCTGTGGATGCCTTAGCCGCTGCTTTACTACTGCAAGGCTGGCTGGAGCAACACGCCAACAGCTGA
- a CDS encoding YqgE/AlgH family protein — protein sequence MSSAFPSLAGHFLIAMPTMTDPAFAQSVVYLLAHDAEGALGLIINRHMDLTLAEVFAQLQPEDASFDPAHNQEIFNGGPVQAELGFVLHQRGPEFQGTTHFGELALTSSKDALLAIAQGDGPTPSMIALGHAGWGAGQIEDELRANAWLSCPADHKIIFDTPIAERRSAAAALLGVDLDRLSHQVGHS from the coding sequence ATGAGCTCCGCATTCCCTTCTTTAGCTGGGCATTTTTTAATTGCCATGCCCACCATGACCGACCCTGCATTTGCGCAATCTGTTGTGTATTTACTGGCTCATGATGCCGAAGGCGCACTGGGTTTAATCATTAATCGGCATATGGACTTAACCCTTGCTGAAGTCTTTGCCCAATTACAGCCCGAAGACGCAAGTTTCGATCCAGCGCACAATCAAGAAATATTTAATGGCGGCCCCGTCCAGGCTGAACTGGGGTTTGTCCTGCACCAGCGCGGTCCGGAGTTTCAGGGCACGACTCATTTTGGCGAGCTGGCTTTAACCTCTTCCAAAGATGCGCTACTGGCTATCGCACAGGGCGACGGCCCGACACCCAGCATGATTGCACTGGGTCATGCCGGCTGGGGTGCTGGGCAAATCGAAGACGAACTGCGCGCCAATGCGTGGCTATCTTGCCCAGCCGATCATAAAATTATTTTCGACACGCCAATTGCCGAGCGCCGCAGTGCCGCCGCCGCTTTACTCGGAGTAGATTTGGACCGTCTCAGTCACCAAGTGGGCCACTCATGA
- the arsB gene encoding ACR3 family arsenite efflux transporter, with amino-acid sequence MTTTQSGNAPSASEGMGLFGRYLTLWVALAIVAGVLLGQFAPVIPQTLSRFEYAQVSIPVAVLIWAMIFPMMLQVDFSSIKNVGKQPKGLVITTSVNWLIKPFTMFAVAWFFFMVVFKPLLPAATANEYLAGAILLGAAPCTAMVFVWSYLTRGDAAYTLVQVAVNDLIMLVAFAPIVVLLLGISNIQVPWDTVLLSVLLYIVIPLAAGYWVRNRVITRRGLAWFNDVFLKRVASITPVGLIVTLVLLFAFQGDVIIANPLHIVLIAIPLILQTVLVFAIAYGWAKAWRVPHTIAAPAGMIAASNFFELAVAVAIALFGLQSGAALATVVGVLVEVPLMLALVRFANKTRHHFPASAVAEQAS; translated from the coding sequence ATGACAACAACTCAATCAGGAAATGCTCCCAGCGCCTCTGAAGGCATGGGCTTATTTGGTCGCTACCTAACGCTTTGGGTGGCTTTAGCCATTGTTGCGGGGGTGTTGCTAGGTCAGTTTGCGCCTGTGATTCCTCAAACCTTATCGCGCTTTGAGTATGCTCAAGTATCCATACCAGTGGCTGTACTGATTTGGGCAATGATTTTCCCAATGATGTTACAAGTCGACTTTAGCTCGATTAAAAATGTAGGCAAGCAACCCAAAGGATTGGTGATTACCACGAGCGTAAACTGGCTGATCAAACCTTTTACGATGTTTGCAGTCGCTTGGTTTTTCTTTATGGTGGTTTTCAAGCCATTGCTGCCGGCCGCCACTGCTAACGAATACTTAGCCGGGGCAATCTTATTAGGGGCAGCACCCTGCACGGCGATGGTGTTTGTGTGGAGCTATTTAACCCGTGGTGATGCGGCCTACACTTTAGTACAGGTCGCTGTAAATGACTTGATTATGCTGGTTGCCTTTGCCCCTATTGTGGTTTTACTACTGGGTATCTCTAACATTCAAGTGCCATGGGATACAGTGTTGTTGTCGGTGCTGCTGTATATCGTTATCCCCCTAGCAGCGGGTTATTGGGTGCGCAACAGGGTTATCACGCGCCGAGGGCTGGCGTGGTTTAACGATGTGTTCCTGAAGCGGGTCGCTTCGATTACACCTGTTGGATTGATCGTAACTTTAGTGCTGTTATTTGCGTTTCAAGGCGATGTGATCATTGCTAATCCGCTGCATATTGTACTGATTGCAATCCCGCTGATTCTCCAAACAGTATTAGTGTTTGCTATTGCTTACGGTTGGGCCAAAGCATGGCGTGTGCCCCACACAATCGCAGCGCCTGCCGGTATGATTGCGGCCAGTAACTTTTTTGAGTTAGCGGTGGCGGTTGCTATTGCTCTATTTGGTCTGCAATCGGGAGCGGCATTAGCCACTGTCGTTGGGGTGTTAGTTGAGGTTCCTTTAATGCTCGCGCTGGTGCGTTTTGCCAATAAAACGCGTCACCATTTTCCAGCTTCTGCCGTAGCAGAGCAAGCCTCTTAA
- the pilG gene encoding twitching motility response regulator PilG, translated as MEHKSEGLKVMVIDDSKTIRRTAETLLKKVGCEVITAVDGFDALAKIADTHPDIIFVDIMMPRLDGYQTCALIKNNSAFRSTPVIMLSSKDGLFDKAKGRIVGSDQYLTKPFSKEELIGAIKTHVPAFTPVESAS; from the coding sequence ATGGAACATAAATCAGAAGGTTTAAAGGTAATGGTGATTGACGACTCAAAAACGATTCGTCGCACAGCCGAAACCTTGCTTAAGAAAGTTGGTTGTGAAGTGATCACAGCCGTGGATGGTTTTGACGCGCTCGCAAAAATTGCAGATACACATCCAGATATTATTTTTGTTGATATTATGATGCCGCGTTTAGACGGCTATCAAACTTGTGCATTGATCAAAAACAATAGTGCTTTTCGATCAACGCCAGTGATTATGCTGTCTTCCAAAGATGGTTTGTTTGATAAAGCCAAGGGCCGCATTGTTGGTTCAGATCAGTATTTAACGAAACCGTTTAGTAAAGAAGAGCTGATTGGCGCGATTAAAACGCATGTGCCAGCCTTTACGCCAGTAGAGAGTGCTTCTTAA
- the pyrR gene encoding bifunctional pyr operon transcriptional regulator/uracil phosphoribosyltransferase PyrR, whose amino-acid sequence MSLPNPAVLISTIAGQLQDHLKAQNIDNALFVGIHTGGVWVANQLLKELKHEGPLGILNVSFYRDDFSRSGLHPQVRPSELPFDIEDQHLVLIDDVLMSGRTIRAALNELFDYGRPASVTLVCLLDLNARELPIRPDIVGATLSLEPNQRVKLTGPDPLTITLKTIDHL is encoded by the coding sequence ATGAGCCTACCTAATCCTGCTGTATTAATTTCTACGATCGCTGGCCAATTACAAGACCACCTCAAAGCCCAAAATATTGATAATGCGCTTTTTGTGGGCATTCACACTGGCGGTGTTTGGGTTGCCAATCAGCTGCTCAAAGAGCTTAAGCACGAAGGCCCGCTGGGCATTCTCAATGTCTCTTTTTATCGCGATGATTTCAGCCGCAGTGGTTTACACCCGCAAGTGCGCCCGTCTGAGCTGCCCTTTGACATTGAAGATCAGCACTTAGTACTCATTGATGATGTTTTGATGAGTGGCCGCACCATCCGTGCCGCGCTCAATGAGCTGTTCGATTATGGCCGCCCTGCCAGCGTCACTTTAGTGTGCTTACTGGATCTGAATGCCCGCGAATTACCCATTCGTCCTGACATTGTTGGCGCAACCCTTTCCCTTGAACCAAATCAGCGGGTAAAATTAACCGGTCCTGATCCATTGACCATTACCCTGAAAACCATCGACCACCTATGA
- a CDS encoding energy transducer TonB, with protein sequence MKKSADYPFAESKPAVSAADRLGFTVLIAALLHFAIILGVGFTVSDMPELSKSLDVTLASFKSEKAPEKADFIAQDDQQGSGTLEEAAVPKTTEKAPFQDTKVNKVQVESSVEPTPVTPEVKKVISTTQPQQHKVVSKPKEQPKPKPTRKTPVIDREQLSAEIASLEAELAFEQQQYAKRPRVSRQNTAATKRDISAWYRDAWRKKVERVGNLNYPDEARRQGVYGSLRVLVIIKSDGSLEQMRILESSGHPILDTAALNIVRLSAPFAPFTGELAANYDQVEIIRTWRFERGDRLSSQ encoded by the coding sequence ATGAAAAAATCTGCTGATTACCCTTTTGCTGAATCCAAACCTGCTGTCAGTGCTGCTGACCGCCTTGGCTTTACTGTGCTCATTGCTGCCCTTTTACACTTCGCCATTATTCTTGGCGTAGGTTTTACCGTCAGCGATATGCCTGAGCTCAGTAAAAGTTTGGATGTCACCCTAGCGTCGTTTAAAAGCGAAAAAGCCCCTGAAAAAGCTGATTTTATCGCTCAAGACGATCAACAAGGCAGTGGTACGCTCGAAGAAGCAGCGGTACCTAAAACCACCGAAAAAGCACCTTTCCAAGACACCAAAGTTAATAAAGTACAAGTGGAAAGCAGCGTAGAACCAACCCCAGTGACTCCTGAAGTTAAAAAGGTGATAAGCACCACCCAGCCCCAACAGCACAAGGTGGTCAGCAAACCCAAAGAACAGCCCAAGCCTAAACCTACTCGCAAAACACCCGTTATTGATCGCGAACAGTTATCAGCTGAAATTGCCAGTCTTGAAGCAGAGCTGGCCTTTGAACAACAGCAATACGCCAAACGACCAAGGGTCAGCCGGCAGAACACAGCGGCAACCAAACGTGATATCAGTGCTTGGTACCGTGATGCTTGGCGCAAAAAAGTCGAGCGTGTGGGTAACCTTAATTATCCAGACGAAGCCCGTCGCCAAGGGGTGTATGGCAGCTTACGCGTACTGGTGATTATTAAAAGCGACGGCTCATTAGAGCAAATGCGCATTCTCGAGTCCTCTGGACACCCAATCCTCGATACTGCGGCGTTAAATATCGTTCGTCTTTCTGCGCCCTTTGCGCCATTCACGGGCGAGCTGGCCGCCAACTACGACCAAGTGGAAATCATTCGCACCTGGCGCTTTGAGCGCGGCGATCGTCTTTCTAGTCAATAA
- the arsC gene encoding arsenate reductase (glutaredoxin) (This arsenate reductase requires both glutathione and glutaredoxin to convert arsenate to arsenite, after which the efflux transporter formed by ArsA and ArsB can extrude the arsenite from the cell, providing resistance.): MLVIYHNPECGTSRNALKIIQDAGYSPIVIEYLKDGWTGAQLLGLFAAANLTPKQALRTTKSPAAELGLLADTVSDQEILEAMIQHPILVNRPIVCSPQGVKLCRPSEVVLDLLESWPKGSYYKEDGEQILNIDGTRTSPVP; the protein is encoded by the coding sequence ATGCTGGTTATTTATCACAATCCCGAATGCGGCACTTCACGTAATGCACTTAAAATTATCCAGGACGCTGGCTACTCACCGATAGTCATTGAGTACCTAAAAGACGGCTGGACAGGCGCGCAGTTACTTGGGTTATTTGCGGCCGCCAATTTAACCCCTAAACAAGCACTGCGAACCACTAAATCACCTGCCGCCGAGCTGGGATTGCTGGCCGATACTGTCTCTGATCAGGAGATTCTTGAGGCGATGATACAGCACCCCATATTGGTCAATCGCCCGATTGTTTGCAGCCCTCAAGGTGTAAAGCTTTGTCGACCCAGCGAAGTGGTGCTCGATTTGCTTGAGAGCTGGCCAAAGGGCTCTTACTACAAAGAAGATGGTGAGCAAATACTCAATATAGACGGCACACGTACCAGCCCAGTCCCATAG
- the glmS gene encoding glutamine--fructose-6-phosphate transaminase (isomerizing), with translation MCGIVGAIAERNVSAILLEGLKRLEYRGYDSAGIAVYTQQQQLQRVRRTGKVAELAQALQTEPLNGQIGIAHTRWATHGVPSEANAHPHFSSTELAVVHNGIIENYQELRSELQAQGYVFTSQTDTETIVHLLHHLQKTQHDLLDALRIAVTQLHGAYGLALISAKQPDRIFAARSGSPLVIGLGIGENFLASDPLALRQVTDRFIYLEEGDIAVIERDKLQIWDEQNKPVQRDAVQYLDQAESAEKGSYRHFMLKEIYEQPQAVQRTLEDRLAADHVLPAAFGPDASTLFAKVKKIQIVACGTSYHAGMVARYWLEGLTNTPCQVEVASEFRYRHVAVQPDTLFVTISQSGETADTLAALRHRQDNAYLASLTICNVGTSSLVRESDLALLTRAGPEIGVASTKAFSTQLVGLLLLTLAIGRARHTLAPAQEREIVDALRTLSAKLNDALAISATIEAKAQLFAEKNHALFLGRGEQFPVALEGALKLKEISYIHAEAYPAGELKHGPLALVDSDMPVVTVAPNNALLEKLKSNLQEVSARGGQLLVFADREAHLSEDEQTQVVNMPSIHPVLAPILYTIPLQLLSYYVAVLKGTDVDQPRNLAKSVTVE, from the coding sequence ATGTGCGGCATTGTTGGCGCCATCGCTGAACGCAACGTCAGCGCAATTTTACTGGAAGGCCTCAAGCGCCTTGAGTACCGCGGCTATGACAGCGCAGGTATAGCGGTTTACACACAACAACAGCAACTGCAGCGCGTGCGCCGCACCGGTAAAGTTGCAGAACTTGCACAAGCCTTACAAACCGAACCACTCAACGGCCAAATCGGCATCGCACATACCCGTTGGGCCACCCACGGTGTACCCAGCGAAGCCAATGCCCACCCGCATTTCTCCAGCACAGAGTTGGCAGTCGTACACAACGGCATCATTGAAAACTATCAAGAACTACGCAGCGAGCTGCAAGCACAGGGTTATGTTTTCACTTCACAGACTGACACCGAAACCATCGTCCACCTGCTGCATCATTTGCAAAAAACCCAGCATGATTTACTCGATGCTTTGCGCATTGCCGTCACTCAATTACACGGTGCCTATGGCCTGGCATTAATCAGCGCCAAGCAACCTGATCGCATTTTCGCCGCCCGCAGCGGCAGTCCACTGGTGATTGGTTTAGGCATTGGCGAGAACTTTTTGGCCTCTGATCCGCTGGCCTTGCGGCAAGTTACCGACCGTTTTATCTACCTTGAAGAAGGTGATATTGCCGTGATTGAGCGTGACAAATTGCAGATTTGGGATGAGCAAAACAAACCAGTCCAGCGCGATGCAGTGCAGTATCTTGACCAAGCGGAAAGCGCTGAGAAAGGCAGCTACCGCCACTTTATGCTCAAAGAAATCTACGAACAGCCGCAAGCCGTGCAACGCACTTTAGAAGACCGCTTAGCCGCTGATCATGTCTTACCCGCAGCCTTTGGCCCCGACGCCAGCACGCTGTTTGCTAAAGTAAAAAAAATCCAGATTGTCGCCTGCGGCACCAGCTATCACGCTGGCATGGTCGCGCGTTATTGGTTAGAAGGCCTGACCAACACCCCGTGCCAAGTCGAAGTCGCCAGTGAGTTCCGTTACCGCCATGTCGCGGTGCAGCCCGACACTTTGTTCGTCACCATTTCCCAGTCCGGCGAAACCGCTGACACCCTCGCCGCCTTACGTCACCGTCAAGACAACGCCTACTTGGCCAGTTTGACCATTTGTAACGTCGGCACCAGTTCATTGGTACGCGAATCTGATTTGGCCCTGCTAACCCGCGCCGGCCCTGAGATTGGCGTGGCCTCGACCAAAGCCTTCAGCACGCAATTGGTCGGCTTATTGCTCCTCACCTTAGCCATCGGTCGTGCACGGCACACACTGGCGCCAGCGCAAGAGCGCGAGATTGTGGATGCCCTGCGCACGCTATCGGCCAAGCTCAATGACGCCCTCGCCATCAGCGCGACGATTGAAGCCAAAGCTCAGCTCTTTGCCGAGAAAAACCATGCGCTGTTTTTAGGCCGTGGTGAGCAATTCCCAGTGGCCTTAGAAGGCGCGCTGAAGCTCAAAGAGATTTCCTATATTCACGCTGAAGCCTACCCAGCTGGCGAGCTCAAACACGGCCCATTGGCACTGGTTGACAGCGATATGCCCGTGGTCACGGTTGCGCCCAACAACGCGCTACTGGAAAAGCTCAAATCCAATCTGCAAGAAGTCAGCGCCCGTGGTGGTCAGCTGTTAGTGTTTGCTGATCGTGAAGCGCATTTGAGTGAAGATGAGCAAACCCAAGTGGTGAACATGCCGAGCATCCATCCCGTACTGGCACCGATTCTCTACACCATTCCGCTGCAATTGCTGTCGTACTATGTGGCGGTATTGAAAGGTACAGACGTTGATCAGCCAAGAAACCTGGCCAAAAGCGTCACCGTTGAATAA
- a CDS encoding aspartate carbamoyltransferase catalytic subunit: MTPPSPKCPLQLNDQGRLRHFLSLDGLSRSMLTEILDTADSFLEVGARSVKKVPLMRGMTVCNVFFENSTRTRTTFELAAKRLSADVITLNVSTSSTSKGETLTDTLRTLEAMAADMFVVRHADSGATHFIAEHVSPNVAIINGGDGRHSHPTQGMLDMLTIRRHKGDFENLKVAIVGDILHSRVARSNMLALKTLGCPDIRVIAPKTLLPVGLEQYGVNVYTDVNEGLKDVDVIIMLRLQRERMQGGLLPSEGEFYRLYGLSEQRLALAHPDAIVLHPGPINRGVEIDSLVADCPRSMILNQVTYGIAVRMAVLSMTMSGQNEQRQLDAEKQESL; encoded by the coding sequence ATGACGCCTCCCTCGCCAAAGTGCCCGTTGCAGCTTAACGACCAAGGTCGTCTGCGCCACTTTTTATCGCTCGACGGCTTATCCCGCAGCATGCTGACTGAAATCCTCGACACCGCTGACTCTTTCCTCGAAGTGGGTGCACGCTCAGTCAAAAAAGTACCTTTAATGCGCGGCATGACCGTCTGCAACGTTTTTTTTGAAAACTCCACCCGCACCCGTACTACCTTTGAATTAGCGGCTAAACGTCTGTCTGCTGACGTAATTACCCTCAACGTATCCACCTCTTCCACCAGCAAAGGTGAAACCCTCACTGATACCCTGCGCACTCTTGAGGCCATGGCCGCTGATATGTTTGTAGTGCGCCATGCCGACTCCGGGGCAACGCACTTTATTGCTGAGCATGTGAGCCCGAATGTGGCGATCATTAACGGCGGGGATGGCCGCCATTCACACCCCACCCAAGGCATGCTGGATATGCTGACCATTCGCCGCCATAAAGGTGACTTTGAAAACCTTAAAGTGGCCATTGTTGGCGATATTCTGCACTCCCGTGTGGCACGCTCCAACATGCTTGCGCTAAAGACCCTGGGCTGCCCAGATATTCGCGTGATCGCACCAAAAACCTTGCTGCCAGTAGGTCTTGAGCAATACGGCGTTAACGTTTATACCGACGTCAATGAAGGCTTAAAAGATGTTGACGTCATCATTATGCTGCGTTTACAGCGTGAGCGTATGCAAGGCGGCCTCTTGCCCAGTGAGGGCGAGTTTTACCGTTTATATGGTTTAAGCGAACAGCGTTTAGCTTTAGCGCACCCAGATGCCATTGTCTTGCACCCAGGTCCAATCAACCGCGGGGTTGAGATTGACTCTCTGGTGGCTGACTGCCCGCGCTCGATGATCCTCAACCAAGTTACTTACGGTATTGCCGTGCGCATGGCGGTATTGTCGATGACCATGAGCGGACAAAATGAACAACGCCAATTGGATGCCGAAAAGCAGGAGTCACTCTAA
- a CDS encoding dihydroorotase, translating into MRIQINGARLIDPASKMDQQADIFIDDGKIVAIGDMPRGFVAEQMIDGNGLIAAPGLVDISASLREPGYGRKGSIASETRAAAAGGVTSLCCTPHTKPILDTPAVVDLILDKARDEGSAKVFPLGAFSQGLAGEQLAELFTLRKAGCVAFSNGLTPFASNRVLRRALEYAATFELTIIFHPQDADLAEGGIAHEGPVATFRGLAGIPETAETVALSRDLLLVEQTGVRAHFSQITTARGARLIAKAQARGLKVTADVAMYQLILTEDALMDFSSFYHVLPPLRSLADREGLREAVKSGVISAIASHHQPHEADAKLDPFAATEPGISSIELLLPLAMSLVEEGVFDLPTALERLTTGPAAALKLKAGRLSVGAAADIVLFDPQGQTVVGENWFSKGTNCPFMGHVLPGAVRYTLLNGRITHKNL; encoded by the coding sequence ATGCGCATACAGATTAACGGTGCACGTTTAATTGATCCTGCCAGCAAAATGGATCAACAGGCTGATATTTTTATTGATGACGGCAAAATTGTTGCCATTGGTGATATGCCCCGTGGTTTCGTCGCCGAGCAGATGATTGATGGCAATGGTTTAATTGCCGCGCCGGGCTTGGTGGATATTTCTGCCTCCTTGCGCGAGCCTGGCTACGGCCGTAAAGGCAGCATCGCCTCAGAAACCCGTGCCGCTGCCGCTGGTGGCGTGACGAGCCTGTGCTGTACGCCACACACTAAACCGATTTTAGATACACCGGCGGTGGTTGATCTGATTCTCGACAAAGCACGGGATGAAGGCTCGGCGAAAGTCTTCCCGTTGGGTGCTTTTAGCCAAGGTTTAGCAGGCGAGCAACTGGCAGAGCTATTCACCCTGCGTAAGGCTGGCTGTGTCGCGTTCAGTAATGGTTTAACACCTTTTGCCAGCAACCGTGTGCTGCGCCGCGCTTTGGAATATGCTGCCACTTTTGAACTGACGATCATTTTTCATCCGCAAGATGCCGATCTGGCCGAAGGCGGCATCGCCCATGAAGGCCCAGTGGCCACCTTCCGTGGTTTAGCAGGTATTCCTGAAACTGCTGAAACCGTCGCTTTATCCCGTGACCTGCTCTTAGTTGAGCAAACTGGAGTACGCGCCCACTTTAGCCAAATCACCACCGCACGCGGTGCCCGTCTGATTGCTAAAGCGCAAGCACGTGGCCTTAAGGTCACTGCGGATGTGGCCATGTATCAACTGATTTTAACTGAAGATGCCTTAATGGATTTCTCCAGCTTCTATCACGTATTACCACCATTGCGCTCATTAGCTGACCGTGAAGGCTTGCGTGAAGCAGTGAAGAGCGGAGTAATCAGTGCTATTGCCAGTCACCACCAGCCCCATGAGGCTGATGCTAAGCTAGATCCGTTTGCCGCAACCGAACCCGGGATCAGTAGCATTGAATTATTGCTGCCATTGGCGATGAGCTTGGTGGAAGAAGGGGTGTTCGACCTACCCACGGCCTTAGAGCGCTTAACCACAGGCCCAGCAGCTGCATTGAAGCTCAAAGCTGGACGCCTATCGGTGGGTGCCGCAGCTGATATCGTGCTGTTTGATCCACAAGGACAAACAGTAGTGGGCGAGAACTGGTTCTCCAAAGGCACAAACTGCCCATTTATGGGGCATGTGCTGCCGGGAGCGGTACGCTACACCTTATTAAATGGGCGCATCACCCATAAAAACCTGTAA